From one Lycium barbarum isolate Lr01 chromosome 6, ASM1917538v2, whole genome shotgun sequence genomic stretch:
- the LOC132644072 gene encoding uncharacterized protein LOC132644072, with product MPSTYTPDQVAIIPNPQFSITTTQFEKSKENELAMSPYRRPGKEIKSLCHEDLGKELHNLRKVINEELCSRNFQILKYEDLCVHPNVELPSGYKIPKFNTFNGKGDPVAHLKDYCSRLIGIGHNEAVRMRLFIQSLSGSALSWYTKQDFSKWLTWEDMARGFVKQFEFNNGGDPHIADFLRVKKTPHESFQEYAIRWRLEASKIHPPLSERELISTFIQIQEDLYYDKLLGACAHNFSVLIRIGRELENAIQEGRITDSSATQAVHQTFRAEILGNLQSEMKQKQFASTTMHQAQCHKSHQIFQSYDTMQCPRQQNSQQGYQRRVHQEQSSSQHKKKRKSFCFTTLNEPLANIFKRLSAKGILQPKKGFIPKHPPPNFDLSKSCAYHSNIQGHDIEECPALRFKIQSMIESGKIKLQLEPSTGNIANTKTTVVKGDSSKLAPRHLKRKRATSQAD from the coding sequence ATGCCTTCAACCTACACTCCCGATCAAGTAGCGATAATTCCTAATCCTCAATTTTCCATAACCACCACTCAATTCGAGAAAAGTAAGGAAAACGAACTGGCAATGTCCCCATATAGGAGGCCTGGAAAGGAAATCAAGTCGCTTTGCCATGAAGATTTGGGAAAAGAACTCCACAATTTGAGGAAAGTCATTAATGAAGAGTTATGTTCAAGGAATTTCCAGATTTTGAAGTATGAAGATTTGTGTGTGCATCCAAACGTTGAGCTTCCGTCAGGGTACAAAATACCTAAGTTTAACACTTTCAATGGGAAGGGAGATCCCGTCGCTCATTTAAAGGACTATTGCAGCAGATTAATTGGTATTGGACATAATGAAGCCGTACGAATGAGATTGTTCATTCAAAGTTTATCAGGATCAGCACTCTCTTGGTACACTAAACAAGATTTTAGCAAATGGCTTACGTGGGAAGATATGGCCCGCGGATTTGTAAAGCAATTCGAGTTTAACAATGGAGGCGATCCGCACATAGCCGATTTTCTCAGAGTAAAGAAAACGCCACATGAGTCTTTCCAAGAATATGCCATACGATGGAGGttagaagcttcaaaaatacatccTCCATTATCCGAGAGGGAATTGATCTCAACCTTCATCCAAATTCAGGAAGACTTATATTATGATAAGTTGCTCGGAGCTTGTGCACACAACTTCTCTGTTTTGATTAGGATTGGTAGAGAACTAGAGAATGCCATTCAAGAAGGGAGAATTACAGATAGCTCAGCAACACAAGCCGTTCACCAAACCTTCCGAGCGGAGATACTAGGAAATCTGCAAAGTGAAATGAAGCAAAAGCAATTTGCTTCCACGACTATGCATCAAGCGCAATGCCATAAAAGTCACCAAATTTTTCAATCTTATGACACTATGCAATGTCCTCGTCAGCAAAACTCCCAGCAAGGCTACCAACGACGGGTTCACCAAGAACAATCAAGCTCTCaacataaaaagaaaaggaaatcttTTTGCTTCACTACTCTAAATGAACCATTGGCAAATATATTTAAGAGGTTGAGTGCTAAGGGTATTCTACAACCAAAGAAGGGATTTATACCTAAGCATCCACCGCCAAACTTTGATTTGTCTAAGAGTTGTGCTTATCACTCAAACATTCAAGgacatgacattgaagaatgtccaGCACTAAGATTTAAGATTCAAAGCATGATTGAAAGTGGCAAGATAAAGCTACAGCTAGAGCCTTCAACCGGTAATATTGCAAACACAAAGACAACTGTTGTTAAGGGCGATTCATCGAAACTGGCACCAAGGCATTTGAAAAGAAAGCGTGCAACAAGTCAAGCAGACTGA